NNNNNNNNNNNNNNNNNNNNNNNNNNNNNNNNNNNNNNNNNNNNNNNNNNNNNNNNNNNNNNNNNNNNNNNNNNNNNNNNNNNNNNNNNNNNNNNNNNNNNNNNNNNNNNNNNNNNNNNNNNNNNNNNNNNNNNNNNNNNNNNNNNNNNNNNNNNNNNNNNNNNNNNNNNNNNNNNNNNNNNNNNNNNNNNNNNNNNNNNNNNNNNNNNNNNNNNNNNNNNNNNNNNNNNNNNNNNNNNNNNNNNNNNNNNNNNNNNNNNNNNNNNNNNNNNNNNNNNNNNNNNNNNNNNNNNNNNNNNNNNNNNNNNNNNNNNNNNNNNNNNNNNNNNNNNNNNNNNNNNNNNNNNNNNNNNNNNNNNNNNNNNNNNNNNNNNNNNNNNNNNNNNNNNNNNNNNNNNNNNNNNNNNNNNNNNNNNNNNNNNNNNNNNNNNNNNNNNNNNNNNNNNNNNNNNNNNNNNNNNNNNNNNNNNNNNNNNNNNNNNNNNNNNNNNNNNNNNNNNNNNNNNNNNNNNNNNNNNNNNNNNNNNNNNNNNNNNNNNNNNNNNNNNNNNNNNNNNNNNNNNNNNNNNNNNNNNNNNNNNNNNNNNNNNNNNNNNNNNNNNNNNNNNNNNNNNNNNNNNNNNNNNNNNNNNNNNNNNNNNNNNNNNNNNNNNNNNNNNNNNNNNNNNNNNNNNNNNNNNNNNNNNNNNNNNNNNNNNNNNNNNNNNNNNNNNNNNNNNNNNNNNNNNNNNNNNNNNNNNNNNNNNNNNNNNNNNNNNNNNNNNNNNNNNNNNNNNNNNNNNNNNNNNNNNNNNNNNNNNNNNNNNNNNNNNNNNNNNNNNNNNNNNNNNNNNNNNNNNNNNNNNNNNNNNNNNNNNNNNNNNNNNNNNNNNNNNNNNNNNNNNNNNNNNNNNNNNNNNNNNNNNNNNNNNNNNNNNNNNNNNNNNNNNNNNNNNNNNNNNNNNNNNNNNNNNNNNNNNNNNNNNNNNNNNNNNNNNNNNNNNNNNNNNNNNNNNNNNNNNNNNNNNNNNNNNNNNNNNNNNNNNNNNNNNNNNNNNNNNNNNNNNNNNNNNNNNNNNNNNNNNNNNNNNNNNNNNNNNNNNNNNNNNNNNNNNNNNNNNNNNNNNNNNNNNNNNNNNNNNNNNNNNNNNNNNNNNNNNNNNNNNNNNNNNNNNNNNNNNNNNNNNNNNNNNNNNNNNNNNNNNNNNNNNNNNNNNNNNNNNNNNNNNNNNNNNNNNNNNNNNNNNNNNNNNNNNNNNNNNNNNNNNNNNNNNNNNNNNNNNNNNNNNNNNNNNNNNNNNNNNNNNNNNNNNNNNNNNNNNNNNNNNNNNNNNNNNNNNNNNNNNNNNNNNNNNNNNNNNNNNNNNNNNNNNNNNNNNNNNNNNNNNNNNNNNNNNNNNNNNNNNNNNNNNNNNNNNNNNNNNNNNNNNNNNNNNNNNNNNNNNNNNNNNNNNNNNNNNNNNNNNNNNNNNNNNNNNNNNNNNNNNNNNNNNNNNNNNNNNNNNNNNNNNNNNNNNNNNNNNNNNNNNNNNNNNNNNNNNNNNNNNNNNNNNNNNNNNNNNNNNNNNNNNNNNNNNNNNNNNNNNNNNNNNNNNNNNNNNNNNNNNNNNNNNNNNNNNNNNNNNNNNNNNNNNNNNNNNNNNNNNNNNNNNNNNNNNNNNNNNNNNNNNNNNNNNNNNNNNNNNNNNNNNNNNNNNNNNNNNNNNNNNNNNNNNNNNNNNNNNNNNNNNNNNNNNNNNNNNNNNNNNNNNNNNNNNNNNNNNNNNNNNNNNNNNNNNNNNNNNNNNNNNNNNNNNNNNNNNNNNNNNNNNNNNNNNNNNNNNNNNNNNNNNNNNNNNNNNNNNNNNNNNNNNNNNNNNNNNNNNNNNNNNNNNNNNNNNNNNNNNNNNNNNNNNNNNNNNNNNNNNNNNNNNNNNNNNNNNNNNNNNNNNNNNNNNNNNNNNNNNNNNNNNNNNNNNNNNNNNNNNNNNNNNNNNNNNNNNNNNNNNNNNNNNNNNNNNNNNNNNNNNNNNNNNNNNNNNNNNNNNNNNNNNNNNNNNNNNNNNNNNNNNNNNNNNNNNNNNNNNNNNNNNNNNNNNNNNNNNNNNNNNNNNNNNNNNNNNNNNNNNNNNNNNNNNNNNNNNNNNNNNNNNNNNNNNNNNNNNNNNNNNNNNNNNNNNNNNNNNNNNNNNNNNNNNNNNNNNNNNNNNNNNNNNNNNNNNNNNNNNNNNNNNNNNNNNNNNNNNNNNNNNNNNNNNNNNNNNNNNNNNNNNNNNNNNNNNNNNNNNNNNNNNNNNNNNNNNNNNNNNNNNNNNNNNNNNNNNNNNNNNNNNNNNNNNNNNNNNNNNNNNNNNNNNNNNNNNNNNNNNNNNNNNNNNNNNNNNNNNNNNNNNNNNNNNNNNNNNNNNNNNNNNNNNNNNNNNNNNNNNNNNNNNNNNNNNNNNNNNNNNNNNNNNNNNNNNNNNNNNNNNNNNNNNNNNNNNNNNNNNNNNNNNNNNNNNNNNNNNNNNNNNNNNNNNNNNNNNNNNNNNNNNNNNNNNNNNNNNNNNNNNNNNNNNNNNNNNNNNNNNNNNNNNNNNNNNNNNNNNNNNNNNNNNNNNNNNNNNNNNNNNNNNNNNNNNNNNNNNNNNNNNNNNNNNNNNNNNNNNNNNNNNNNNNNNNNNNNNNNNNNNNNNNNNNNNNNNNNNNNNNNNNNNNNNNNNNNNNNNNNNNNNNNNNNNNNNNNNNNNNNNNNNNNNNNNNNNNNNNNNNNNNNNNNNNNNNNNNNNNNNNNNNNNNNNNNNNNNNNNNNNNNNNNNNNNNNNNNNNNNNNNNNNNNNNNNNNNNNNNNNNNNNNNNNNNNNNNNNNNNNNNNNNNNNNNNNNNNNNNNNNNNNNNNNNNNNNNNNNNNNNNNNNNNNNNNNNNNNNNNNNNNNNNNNNNNNNNNNNNNNNNNNNNNNNNNNNNNNNNNNNNNNNNNNNNNNNNNNNNNNNNNNNNNNNNNNNNNNNNNNNNNNNNNNNNNNNNNNNNNNNNNNNNNNNNNNNNNNNNNNNNNNNNNNNNNNNNNNNNNNNNNNNNNNNNNNNNNNNNNNNNNNNNNNNNNNNNNNNNNNNNNNNNNNNNNNNNNNNNNNNNNNNNNNNNNNNNNNNNNNNNNNNNNNNNNNNNNNNNNNNNNNNNNNNNNNNNNNNNNNNNNNNNNNNNNNNNNNNNNNNNNNNNNNNNNNNNNNNNNNNNNNNNNNNNNNNNNNNNNNNNNNNNNNNNNNNNNNNNNNNNNNNNNNNNNNNNNNNNNNNNNNNNNNNNNNNNNNNNNNNNNNNNNNNNNNNNNNNNNNNNNNNNNNNNNNNNNNNNNNNNNNNNNNNNNNNNNNNNNNNNNNNNNNNNNNNNNNNNNNNNNNNNNNNNNNNNNNNNNNNNNNNNNNNNNNNNNNNNNNNNNNNNNNNNNNNNNNNNNNNNNNNNNNNNNNNNNNNNNNNNNNNNNNNNNNNNNNNNNNNNNNNNNNNNNNNNNNNNNNNNNNNNNNNNNNNNNNNNNNNNNNCCAAGTAAGTCGTCTGACGAACAGATCTGGAAAAAAACTCGATGTCATACCTTAAATTGGTGAGATAAGTTCCTTAGCATACATAAGGCTTCTCCAAGCACACAGAATCACAAACAAAAGTAACCCACCCAGAATCGTTAGCTTCTATGACTCTATGAACCATAAAAAAATTAGAATCAAAATCTTGGGTTTTTTTAGCTCATTGTGGAGAGAAAGTGAGAGATATGTTATGTTTAGTTCACAAGAATGGAAAAAGAAGAAGGGTAAATCGATTTTGGGAGCATTAAGAGCTTCAAATTAGTTGTTCATGGTGGTTGTGGTATTGATGACAATGGCAATCTTGTAATTATTTGAAGATGATGAGGGTGAGAGAGTAAAAATGTCATTTTCGAAAAAAAAAAGAAAAAAAAAATTGATGGCATTTTCGTAAATTATATGAACTTGTGGGGTGAATAGGGCAAAACCAATTTTAAAAAAAAAATGAGGTTAGTTTTGTGTTTGACTTTAAGTTATAGGTCAATTCTCCAAAAAGCCCAAATACCAAAGATGTACAACAATTAACAACATCAATCCCAATACCTTGACCTTGACAGAGGTGGAGGCGTGGAGGCAGTAGCCTCAGAGATCTTCTCATCCTGTTTGTTATATAGAGAGATTAGTGAATAAACCAGAATTGACTGAAGAAATTACAAGAATTACAAACCCGAGTTTCAGATTCAGGTAAGTTGCTTATCAGAATTTCCAATCTGAAGCTCCTCCTTGGGCCTGACCACCCTCTTCCGTTTCGCAAAAGGAGATTCACAGATGTCGTATGGACGACGTGGGAGACTACGGCCATGACCAAAATAAGGATTGAGGTAAGAGGTAGGTTTAATTCTCATTATTGCTTGCCAAAAAAATATATCAAAGCCGATTCAGGGACGATGATCTCAAATATGTATATATATATATAGCCTGATGGGCTTTTCACCTCTTCATGCGGCCCATACTGTTTATAAACTCGGATAACTCAATAAACCGGCGTTGAAAATTGAAACCTTTCTTTTCTACTCCAATCCATTATCCATGTAGTTTAAGATTAAACCGGTTTTTACTTTCCCTCCATTTTTGAATTATGAAAAGAAAAGAAAAACTCTGAAGCAAGGTCATAGATTTTAAGCTTCATTTGTTTAGATATGATAGAACAAGACTTTGGTCTCGTTCTCCTCATGTTTGGCGGACTGCAGTACAATTGGTAGCTAACAAAGAGTATGTCCAAATTCATTACCCTCCATGATGATTAGACTTATCACTCTCAACTTCATGGGAAATGAATTTGGACATCCTCTCTCATGTTCTCACTGTTCTAAAGACATGACATCTTCATGTTTTTGACGTTTCATCTTTGTGTCAGCGGATTGATTTTCCTACTCAGAGCAACAATTTCTCATTTTCACTAGCTGGAAAACGGAATCAATCATCAGTTGTTTTCCTTTCCTTTGACAAGATACTATTATAAAAGTACTGCTTTCATATTCATTAATTTGTTAGCCTAGCTCCCTTATAAAAAAACTGTTTCAATTTGTTAGCCTTCTGAAAAACTGCTTCTGTATGTAAACTGTCATAGCTGTTCAATATTGTGCTGGTGTATGAAGGAGGCGAATGAATGTTATCAAGAATGCTCAAAAACTTGACCTTAAAAGGATTTACTGCCGATGATGCTCAGTGGCAACTATATATATATATATATATATCTTGATTCCTGATAAATGTACTCATGATTGTTATCTTTACATATAAAGAGTAGAAGAACCATATTTCCTCTTGGGTCATAAGAAATGTTTCTGATCTCATTCTGTGTTTTTAGAAGCTAATGGACTTGGGATAAAAACATGGGCGTCCTTTCAGGAGGTTTGCCAA
This sequence is a window from Brassica oleracea var. oleracea cultivar TO1000 chromosome C1, BOL, whole genome shotgun sequence. Protein-coding genes within it:
- the LOC106312069 gene encoding uncharacterized protein LOC106312069 produces the protein MAVVSHVVHTTSVNLLLRNGRGWSGPRRSFRLEILISNLPESETRDEKISEATASTPPPLSRSSVHDQSIRMADLALEKKNHINTKNTPTLKAFESNSST